The following coding sequences lie in one Spinacia oleracea cultivar Varoflay chromosome 1, BTI_SOV_V1, whole genome shotgun sequence genomic window:
- the LOC110786880 gene encoding NADPH-dependent diflavin oxidoreductase 1, with product MEEKPKLLILYATQTGNAMDVAERIGREANRRGCPVSLLSIDQFDPGLLPNQRAVIFVVSTTGQGDTPDSLKVFWRHLLQRHLTRDWLGGVHHAVFGLGDSGYQKYNFVAKKLDKRLSDLGGTPIIERGLGDDQHPSGYEGSLDPWMSLLWSSLYQINPSLFPIGVDVVPDMKLLDQSKVSVRYHVKDGASLIYSTTPDLESRASQIERARLMSPARFPSDKSRPHCWLKMTRNCLLTRAGSGRDVRHLEFGFHSIEVEYEVGDVVEMLPSQNPDAVDAFIRRCNLDPESIITVQLRDSSNPDADVDADAASGLPVRLRTFVESTMDVASASPRRYFFEVMSYFATAEHEKERLEYFASAEGRDDLYQYNQKERRTVLEVLEDFPSVQMPFEWLIQLIPPLKTRAFSISSSPIAHPNEVHLTMSVVSWVTPFKRKRYGLCSKWLAGLDPQQGVFVPVWFQKGLLPAPSPSLPLILIGPGTGCAPFRGFVAERAVQSQYGPTAPILFFFGCRNKEDDFLYSDFWLFHSQDGGVLSEEKGGGFYVAFSRDQPRKVYVQHKMQEHGQRVWDLLSNGASVYIAGSSTKMPSDVMSTFEEIISKESGVPKEAAARWLRALEKAGRYHVEAWS from the exons ATGGAGGAGAAGCCCAAACTACTGATACTCTACGCAACTCAGACCGGTAATGCCATGGATGTTGCTGAACGCATCGGTCGAGAAGCTAATCGCAGAGGTTGCCCTGTCTCTCTCCTGTCCATCGACCAATTTGACCCC GGTTTGCTGCCCAATCAAAGAGCTGTAATTTTTGTTGTGTCTACCACAGGCCAGGGGGACACACCTGATTCATTGAAG GTGTTTTGGAGGCATCTATTGCAAAGGCACCTTACTCGAGACTGGTTGGGAGGAGTACACCATGCAGTTTTTGGATTGGGAGACTCAGGATACCAGAAATACAAT TTTGTTGCAAAGAAGCTGGACAAAAGGCTTTCAGATCTTGGCGGAACACCTATTATTGAAAGAGGTCTTGGAGATGATCAGCATCCATCAGG GTACGAGGGATCTCTAGATCCTTGGATGTCTTTATTATGGAGTTCATTATATCAAATAAATCCAAGCCTCTTTCCGATCGGAGTAGATGTCGTTCCAGATATGAAACTTCTGGATCAATCTAAAGTGTCTGTAAGATATCATGTCAAAGATGGGGCGAGTTTAATATACTCAACTACGCCAG ATTTGGAGTCCAGGGCATCGCAGATTGAAAGAGCTCGCTTGATGTCTCCTGCGAGATTTCCTTCAGATAAGAGTAGGCCTCACTGCTGGTTAAAAATG ACAAGAAACTGTTTACTTACACGAGCAGGCTCTGGGAGAGATGTCCGACATCTTGAATTTGGATTTCATTCAATT GAAGTTGAATATGAAGTTGGCGATGTGGTTGAGATGCTTCCATCTCAAAATCCTGATGCTGTAGATGCATTCATACGTCGTTGTAACTTGGACCCTGAATCAATCATCACA GTTCAATTGAGAGATTCAAGCAATCCTGATGCTGATGTTGATGCTGATGCTGCATCTGGCCTACCCGTCAGACTAAGAACATTTGTGGAGTCGACCATGGATGTTGCCTCTGCTTCCCCTAGACGTTACTTTTTTGAG GTGATGAGTTACTTTGCCACTGCTGAGCATGAAAAGGAAAGACTAGAATATTTTGCTTCAGCTGAGGGCCGAGATGATTTATACCAATATAACCAAAAGGAAAGAAGAACTGTCCTTGAG GTTTTGGAGGATTTCCCATCTGTCCAAATGCCGTTTGAATGGTTGATTCAACTAATTCCCCCACTGAAAACTAGAGCCTTCTCTATTTCTTCCTCTCCTATCGCTCATCCTAATGAAGTGCACTTGACCATGAGTGTAGTGTCATGGGTGACACCATTTAAGAGGAAGCGGTATGGTCTTTGCTCGAAGTGGCTTGCCGGACTCGATCCTCAACAAG GAGTTTTTGTGCCAGTATGGTTCCAGAAAGGCCTACTTCCTGCCCCGTCTCCATCACTTCCCCTTATTCTGATAGGACCAGGAACAGGTTGTGCTCCTTTCAGAGGGTTTGTGGCAGAGAGAGCTGTCCAGAGTCAATATGGTCCAACTGCTCCCATTCTCTTCTTTTTTGGTTGTCGGAATAAAGAAGATGACTTCTTATACAGTGATTTTTGGTTATTCCATTCCCAAGATGGAGGGGTTCTTTCAGAAGAAAAAGGCGGGGGCTTTTATGTTGCATTCTCGAGAGACCAGCCACGGAAAGTTTATGTACAACATAAGATGCAGGAGCATGGGCAGAGAGTGTGGGATTTGCTCAGTAATGGGGCTTCTGTATACATAGCTGGTTCCTCAACCAAAATGCCTTCTGACGTTATGTCAACTTTTGAAGAGATCATTAGCAAAGAAAGTGGGGTTCCAAAGGAAGCTGCTGCAAGATGGCTCAGGGCATTGGAGAAGGCTGGTAGGTACCATGTCGAAGCCTGGTCCTGA
- the LOC110786882 gene encoding small ribosomal subunit protein cS23, with protein MLSMAVQPNINAIAKPSIYQSPKLSLKPFKTPAFANPKPFFSSPSFSQLKKKNNWSLFVAPETISDVAIMGNEVDIDDDLLVNKEKLKVLVKPMDKPRLVLKFIWMEKNIGLALDQTIPGHGTVPLSPYYFWPRKDAWEELKVLLENKPWISQKQMIILLNQATDIINLWQQSGGNLAS; from the exons ATGCTTTCAATGGCGGTTCAACCTAACATCAACGCCATTGCTAAACCTTCAATATACCAGTCTCCGAAACTATCTCTTAAACCCTTCAAAACTCCCGCCTTCGCAAACCCAAAACCCTTCTTTTCTTCACCATCATTTTCtcaattgaagaagaagaacaatTGGAGCCTTTTTGTTGCCCCTGAAACTATTTCTGATGTCGCAATCATGGGAAATGAGGTAGACATTGATGATGACTTGCTTGTCAACAAAGAG AAGCTCAAAGTGTTGGTGAAACCAATGGATAAACCAAGGCTAGTATTGAAGTTCATATGGATGGAGAAAAACATAGGTCTAGCCCTAGACCAAACCATACCTGGTCATGGTACAGTACCACTAAGTCCTTACTACTTTTGGCCTCGTAAAGATGCTTGGGAAGAACTCAAAGTATTGCTTGAGAATAAGCCATGGATATCCCAGAAACAAATGATTATTCTTCTTAATCAAGCCACTGATATCATCAACTTGTGGCAACAAAGTGGTGGTAATCTTGCATCTTAG
- the LOC110786883 gene encoding uncharacterized protein, producing MHPKFNQTKMGKTLDILLGRKSSKLSSLAEHAITRNSYHKNRQQALFSFSYSDIVQLLNLSHHEQALLRVEHVIKSKNMLDAFDLIESYCQLLKQNTSLIEKTKECPEELKEAIGSLIYASTRFGDFPELQHIRDFFTSKFGHQFVSQAIESPRDFGVNDKIIQQLSRRKPRLETRISFLREIASNNGTTLYLRTDVQQR from the exons atgcacccaaaatttaatcaaacaaaaatgggAAAAACATTGGATATTTTACTTGGAAGGAAATCATCAAAGCTAAGTAGTTTGGCAGAACATGCTATTACTAGGAACTCATATCACAAGAACCGGCAACAAGCACTCTTTTCATTTTCTTACTCTGATATTGTCCAACTCCTCAACCTTAGTCACCATGAACAAGCTCTTCTTCGA GTTGAACATGTGATAAAGAGCAAGAACATGTTGGATGCTTTCGATTTGATAGAGTCTTACTGTCAACTTCTTAAGCAAAATACGTCTTTGATCGAAAAAACCAA GGAGTGCCCAGAAGAACTAAAGGAGGCCATAGGAAGCTTAATTTACGCGTCTACAAGGTTCGGAGATTTCCCAGAACTACAACATATCCGAGATTTTTTCACTTCAAAGTTTGGGCACCAATTTGTGTCACAAGCAATTGAGTCTCCTAGAGATTTTGGTGTCAATGATAAG ATTATACAGCAACTATCAAGAAGAAAACCAAGACTGGAAACAAGAATAAGCTTTCTCAGGGAAATTGCTTCCAATAATGGCACAACTTTATATTTACGCACAGATGTTCAACAACGATGA
- the LOC110786880 gene encoding NADPH-dependent diflavin oxidoreductase 1 isoform X2, translated as MVPLSILFVAKKLDKRLSDLGGTPIIERGLGDDQHPSGYEGSLDPWMSLLWSSLYQINPSLFPIGVDVVPDMKLLDQSKVSVRYHVKDGASLIYSTTPDLESRASQIERARLMSPARFPSDKSRPHCWLKMTRNCLLTRAGSGRDVRHLEFGFHSIEVEYEVGDVVEMLPSQNPDAVDAFIRRCNLDPESIITVQLRDSSNPDADVDADAASGLPVRLRTFVESTMDVASASPRRYFFEVMSYFATAEHEKERLEYFASAEGRDDLYQYNQKERRTVLEVLEDFPSVQMPFEWLIQLIPPLKTRAFSISSSPIAHPNEVHLTMSVVSWVTPFKRKRYGLCSKWLAGLDPQQGVFVPVWFQKGLLPAPSPSLPLILIGPGTGCAPFRGFVAERAVQSQYGPTAPILFFFGCRNKEDDFLYSDFWLFHSQDGGVLSEEKGGGFYVAFSRDQPRKVYVQHKMQEHGQRVWDLLSNGASVYIAGSSTKMPSDVMSTFEEIISKESGVPKEAAARWLRALEKAGRYHVEAWS; from the exons ATGGTACCTCTTTCTATCTTG TTTGTTGCAAAGAAGCTGGACAAAAGGCTTTCAGATCTTGGCGGAACACCTATTATTGAAAGAGGTCTTGGAGATGATCAGCATCCATCAGG GTACGAGGGATCTCTAGATCCTTGGATGTCTTTATTATGGAGTTCATTATATCAAATAAATCCAAGCCTCTTTCCGATCGGAGTAGATGTCGTTCCAGATATGAAACTTCTGGATCAATCTAAAGTGTCTGTAAGATATCATGTCAAAGATGGGGCGAGTTTAATATACTCAACTACGCCAG ATTTGGAGTCCAGGGCATCGCAGATTGAAAGAGCTCGCTTGATGTCTCCTGCGAGATTTCCTTCAGATAAGAGTAGGCCTCACTGCTGGTTAAAAATG ACAAGAAACTGTTTACTTACACGAGCAGGCTCTGGGAGAGATGTCCGACATCTTGAATTTGGATTTCATTCAATT GAAGTTGAATATGAAGTTGGCGATGTGGTTGAGATGCTTCCATCTCAAAATCCTGATGCTGTAGATGCATTCATACGTCGTTGTAACTTGGACCCTGAATCAATCATCACA GTTCAATTGAGAGATTCAAGCAATCCTGATGCTGATGTTGATGCTGATGCTGCATCTGGCCTACCCGTCAGACTAAGAACATTTGTGGAGTCGACCATGGATGTTGCCTCTGCTTCCCCTAGACGTTACTTTTTTGAG GTGATGAGTTACTTTGCCACTGCTGAGCATGAAAAGGAAAGACTAGAATATTTTGCTTCAGCTGAGGGCCGAGATGATTTATACCAATATAACCAAAAGGAAAGAAGAACTGTCCTTGAG GTTTTGGAGGATTTCCCATCTGTCCAAATGCCGTTTGAATGGTTGATTCAACTAATTCCCCCACTGAAAACTAGAGCCTTCTCTATTTCTTCCTCTCCTATCGCTCATCCTAATGAAGTGCACTTGACCATGAGTGTAGTGTCATGGGTGACACCATTTAAGAGGAAGCGGTATGGTCTTTGCTCGAAGTGGCTTGCCGGACTCGATCCTCAACAAG GAGTTTTTGTGCCAGTATGGTTCCAGAAAGGCCTACTTCCTGCCCCGTCTCCATCACTTCCCCTTATTCTGATAGGACCAGGAACAGGTTGTGCTCCTTTCAGAGGGTTTGTGGCAGAGAGAGCTGTCCAGAGTCAATATGGTCCAACTGCTCCCATTCTCTTCTTTTTTGGTTGTCGGAATAAAGAAGATGACTTCTTATACAGTGATTTTTGGTTATTCCATTCCCAAGATGGAGGGGTTCTTTCAGAAGAAAAAGGCGGGGGCTTTTATGTTGCATTCTCGAGAGACCAGCCACGGAAAGTTTATGTACAACATAAGATGCAGGAGCATGGGCAGAGAGTGTGGGATTTGCTCAGTAATGGGGCTTCTGTATACATAGCTGGTTCCTCAACCAAAATGCCTTCTGACGTTATGTCAACTTTTGAAGAGATCATTAGCAAAGAAAGTGGGGTTCCAAAGGAAGCTGCTGCAAGATGGCTCAGGGCATTGGAGAAGGCTGGTAGGTACCATGTCGAAGCCTGGTCCTGA
- the LOC110786880 gene encoding NADPH-dependent diflavin oxidoreductase 1 isoform X3, protein MFVAKKLDKRLSDLGGTPIIERGLGDDQHPSGYEGSLDPWMSLLWSSLYQINPSLFPIGVDVVPDMKLLDQSKVSVRYHVKDGASLIYSTTPDLESRASQIERARLMSPARFPSDKSRPHCWLKMTRNCLLTRAGSGRDVRHLEFGFHSIEVEYEVGDVVEMLPSQNPDAVDAFIRRCNLDPESIITVQLRDSSNPDADVDADAASGLPVRLRTFVESTMDVASASPRRYFFEVMSYFATAEHEKERLEYFASAEGRDDLYQYNQKERRTVLEVLEDFPSVQMPFEWLIQLIPPLKTRAFSISSSPIAHPNEVHLTMSVVSWVTPFKRKRYGLCSKWLAGLDPQQGVFVPVWFQKGLLPAPSPSLPLILIGPGTGCAPFRGFVAERAVQSQYGPTAPILFFFGCRNKEDDFLYSDFWLFHSQDGGVLSEEKGGGFYVAFSRDQPRKVYVQHKMQEHGQRVWDLLSNGASVYIAGSSTKMPSDVMSTFEEIISKESGVPKEAAARWLRALEKAGRYHVEAWS, encoded by the exons ATG TTTGTTGCAAAGAAGCTGGACAAAAGGCTTTCAGATCTTGGCGGAACACCTATTATTGAAAGAGGTCTTGGAGATGATCAGCATCCATCAGG GTACGAGGGATCTCTAGATCCTTGGATGTCTTTATTATGGAGTTCATTATATCAAATAAATCCAAGCCTCTTTCCGATCGGAGTAGATGTCGTTCCAGATATGAAACTTCTGGATCAATCTAAAGTGTCTGTAAGATATCATGTCAAAGATGGGGCGAGTTTAATATACTCAACTACGCCAG ATTTGGAGTCCAGGGCATCGCAGATTGAAAGAGCTCGCTTGATGTCTCCTGCGAGATTTCCTTCAGATAAGAGTAGGCCTCACTGCTGGTTAAAAATG ACAAGAAACTGTTTACTTACACGAGCAGGCTCTGGGAGAGATGTCCGACATCTTGAATTTGGATTTCATTCAATT GAAGTTGAATATGAAGTTGGCGATGTGGTTGAGATGCTTCCATCTCAAAATCCTGATGCTGTAGATGCATTCATACGTCGTTGTAACTTGGACCCTGAATCAATCATCACA GTTCAATTGAGAGATTCAAGCAATCCTGATGCTGATGTTGATGCTGATGCTGCATCTGGCCTACCCGTCAGACTAAGAACATTTGTGGAGTCGACCATGGATGTTGCCTCTGCTTCCCCTAGACGTTACTTTTTTGAG GTGATGAGTTACTTTGCCACTGCTGAGCATGAAAAGGAAAGACTAGAATATTTTGCTTCAGCTGAGGGCCGAGATGATTTATACCAATATAACCAAAAGGAAAGAAGAACTGTCCTTGAG GTTTTGGAGGATTTCCCATCTGTCCAAATGCCGTTTGAATGGTTGATTCAACTAATTCCCCCACTGAAAACTAGAGCCTTCTCTATTTCTTCCTCTCCTATCGCTCATCCTAATGAAGTGCACTTGACCATGAGTGTAGTGTCATGGGTGACACCATTTAAGAGGAAGCGGTATGGTCTTTGCTCGAAGTGGCTTGCCGGACTCGATCCTCAACAAG GAGTTTTTGTGCCAGTATGGTTCCAGAAAGGCCTACTTCCTGCCCCGTCTCCATCACTTCCCCTTATTCTGATAGGACCAGGAACAGGTTGTGCTCCTTTCAGAGGGTTTGTGGCAGAGAGAGCTGTCCAGAGTCAATATGGTCCAACTGCTCCCATTCTCTTCTTTTTTGGTTGTCGGAATAAAGAAGATGACTTCTTATACAGTGATTTTTGGTTATTCCATTCCCAAGATGGAGGGGTTCTTTCAGAAGAAAAAGGCGGGGGCTTTTATGTTGCATTCTCGAGAGACCAGCCACGGAAAGTTTATGTACAACATAAGATGCAGGAGCATGGGCAGAGAGTGTGGGATTTGCTCAGTAATGGGGCTTCTGTATACATAGCTGGTTCCTCAACCAAAATGCCTTCTGACGTTATGTCAACTTTTGAAGAGATCATTAGCAAAGAAAGTGGGGTTCCAAAGGAAGCTGCTGCAAGATGGCTCAGGGCATTGGAGAAGGCTGGTAGGTACCATGTCGAAGCCTGGTCCTGA